One genomic region from Cydia pomonella isolate Wapato2018A chromosome 4, ilCydPomo1, whole genome shotgun sequence encodes:
- the LOC133516900 gene encoding uncharacterized protein LOC133516900: protein MMHVSGRRSMLRTRSKSTRIYLLSAMSEAPAPCVCDLTLIMRARLLCGLYSSRAVPARWRSLARAYCITLAFVSACFIYIVIRYYASRIFWLILPAYGLYYISAFYALWTEDDYIYKFFTQNKLTDVTLDSPRIFNRLQRQMHQAYISVFLFQFAYTGVQILSFPENTILSVVIITTSSICELLVVCSDLTKMLVIALFDARLLVLKRRLQRYGFRCVGRARLQPYCHIYHQIIQGLDDTDNPLKLMLLLDWVCSCCKITAASAYFYYLFSIGAQDFQYNVTAARILFALMGAIILVYISFGHVALLESAAAHCEDMAVYTATELIKTPTAEERQQMHAFLGALEQRGARYSVLRALPLNARFVLSALHFCSAQIIIIISIMRKDTTF from the exons ATGATGCATGTCAGCGGCAGGCGTAGTATGTTGAGAACCCGCTCGAAAAGCACACGTATCTACTTATTAAGCGCGATGTCGGAGGCTCCGGCGCCCTGCGTGTGCGACCTGACGCTGATCATGCGCGCGCGGCTGCTGTGCGGGCTGTACAGCAGCCGCGCCGTGCCGGCGCGCTGGCGGTCCCTCGCGAGAGCATATTGTATCACTCTGGCCTTTGTCTCAGCATGCTTCATCTATATCGTGATTCGTTACTACGCCTCTCGAATATTTTGGCTAATTCTACCGGCATACGGCCTATACTATATTTCTGCGTTCTATGCACTCTGGACTGAAGACGATTACATTTACAAATTCTTTACCCAGAATAAATTGACTGATGTCACGTTGGACTCACCAAGGATTTTCAACCGTTTGCAGAGGCAGATGCATCAAGCGTATATTTCTGTGTTTCTGTTTCAATTTGCATATACGGGTGTGCAAATCTTATCTTTTCCcgaaaatactattttatcaGTAGTAATAATTACTACATCGAGTATTTGTGAGCTATTAGTAGTATGTTCGGATTTAACGAAGATGCTGGTGATAGCGCTGTTCGACGCGCGACTACTGGTGCTGAAGAGGCGGCTGCAGAGGTACGGGTTCCGGTGCGTGGGCCGCGCGCGCCTGCAGCCCTACTGCCACATCTACCACCAAATCATACAGGGACTCGATGATACCGACAATCCGCTTAAATTAATG CTATTGCTAGACTGGGTTTGCAGCTGCTGCAAGATAACAGCCGCCTCTGCTTATTTCTATTACTTATTCTCAATTGGAGCGCAG GACTTTCAATATAACGTGACGGCGGCACGCATTCTGTTCGCATTAATGGGAGCGATCATTCTAGTGTATATCAGTTTCGGTCACGTGGCGCTGCTAGAGTCGGCCGCCGCGCACTGCGAGGATATGGCCGTATACACAGCCACGGAGCTCATCAAGACACCCA CGGCGGAGGAACGACAACAGATGCACGCGTTCTTGGGCGCGCTGGAGCAGCGCGGCGCGCGCTACTCCGTGCTGCGCGCGCTACCACTCAACGCGCGCTTCGTGTTGAGCGCGCTTCACTTCTGCTCCGCgcaaataattattatcattagcATAATGCGAAAAGATAcaacattctaa